A stretch of the Vigna radiata var. radiata cultivar VC1973A chromosome 7, Vradiata_ver6, whole genome shotgun sequence genome encodes the following:
- the LOC106768654 gene encoding transcription factor MYB8, whose amino-acid sequence MGRQPCCDKLGVKKGPWTAEEDKKLINFIFTNGQCCWRAVPKLAGLRRCGKSCRLRWTNYLRPDLKRGLLTQAEEQLVIDLHARLGNRWSKIAARLPGRTDNEIKNHWNTHIKKKLLKMGIDPVTHEPLIKQAASQDSSPSPSEHLPQPENNLDQVKETDVVLNSEENSSSSQAENSSGDDSLLLDSICSDDSLLNTLWLDETPLMEALWDTTPKLENNTNSNTGLVPSWEDNCAWLLDCQDFGIHDFGFNCFNEIESNALHTIEMKDEEH is encoded by the exons ATGGGGAGGCAACCCTGCTGTGACAAACTTGGGGTGAAGAAAGGTCCATGGACTGCAGAGGAAGACAAGAAGCTCATCAACTTCATTTTCACCAATGGCCAGTGTTGTTGGCGTGCTGTGCCAAAGCTTGCTGGCCTTAGGCGTTGTGGCAAGAGTTGTCGCCTTCGTTGGACTAATTATCTTCGCCCAGACTTGAAGAGAGGACTCCTCACACAAGCAGAGGAGCAACTTGTTATTGATCTCCATGCCCGTCTTGGCAACAG GTGGTCCAAAATTGCTGCCAGGTTACCCGGAAGAACAGACAACGAGATTAAAAACCATTGGAACACACATATCAAGAAAAAACTCCTGAAAATGGGTATTGATCCCGTTACTCATGAACCTCTCATTAAACAAGCAGCATCTCAGGATAGTTCACCCTCCCCCTCAGAGCATTTGCCACAGCCTGAGAATAACCTCGATCAGGTGAAAGAAACTGATGTGGTTCTCAACTCAGAGGAGAATTCAAGTTCATCCCAAGCTGAAAATTCATCTGGGGATGATTCACTTTTGCTAGATAGTATTTGCAGTGACGATTCTCTGTTAAACACCCTGTGGCTGGATGAAACTCCTCTGATGGAAGCATTATGGGACACAACACCCAAACTAGAGAATAATACTAATAGTAACACGGGTTTGGTACCATCGTGGGAGGACAACTGTGCTTGGTTATTGGACTGTCAGGACTTCGGTATTCATGATTTTGGGTTTAACTGTTTCAACGAGATAGAGTCAAATGCACTGCATACCATAGAAATGAAGGACGAGGAGCATTAA